The Cydia splendana chromosome 8, ilCydSple1.2, whole genome shotgun sequence genome contains a region encoding:
- the LOC134792929 gene encoding calcium-transporting ATPase sarcoplasmic/endoplasmic reticulum type isoform X3 yields MEDAHSKSVEEVLSYFGTDQDKGLTPDQIKRNQEKYGPNELPTEEGKSIWQLVLEQFDDLLVKILLLAAIISFVLALFEEHEDAFSAFVEPFVILLILIANAVVGVWQERNAESAIEALKEYEPEMGKVVRGDKSGVQKIRAKEIVPGDIVEVSVGDKIPADIRLVKIYSTTIRIDQSILTGESVSVIKHTDAIPDPRAVNQDKKNILFSGTNVAAGKARGIVIGTGLNTAIGKIRVEMSETEEIKTPLQQKLDEFGEQLSKVISVICVAVWAINIGHFNDPAHGGSWIKGAVYYFKIAVALAVAAIPEGLPAVITTCLALGTRRMAKKNAIVRSLPSVETLGCTSVICSDKTGTLTTNQMSVSRMFIFEKIEGGDSSFLEFEITGSTYEPIGDVYLKGQKVKASEFDTLHEMGTICVMCNDSAIDFNEFKQAFEKVGEATETALIVLAEKMNPFNVPKTGLDRRSSAIVVRQEIETKWKKEFTLEFSRDRKSMSSYCTPLKPSRLGTGPKLFVKGAPEGVLERCTHARVGTAKVPLNSTLKNRILDLTRQYGTGRDTLRCLALATSDNPMKPDEMDLGDSTKFYTYEVNLTFVGVVGMLDPPRKEVFDSIVRCRAAGIRVIVITGDNKATAEAICRRIGVFTEDEDTTGKSYSGREFDDLPVSEQRAACARARLFSRVEPAHKSKIVEFLQSMNEISAMTGDGVNDAPALKKAEIGIAMGSGTAVAKSAAEMVLADDNFSSIVAAVEEGRAIYNNMKQFIRYLISSNIGEVVSIFLTAALGLPEALIPVQLLWVNLVTDGLPATALGFNPPDLDIMDKPPRKADEGLISGWLFFRYMAIGGYVGAATVGAASWWFMYSPYGPQMTYWQLTHHLQCLGGGDDWKGIDCKIFTDPHPMTMALSVLVTIEMLNAMNSLSENQSLVTMPPWSNLWLVGSMALSFTLHFVILYVEVLSAVFQVTPLSIDEWLTVMKFSIPVVLLDEVLKFVARKISDAQPHVKVQ; encoded by the exons AACTGCCCACAGAGGAAG GCAAAAGTATATGGCAGTTAGTCCTGGAACAGTTCGATGATCTTTTAGTCAAGATTTTGTTGTTAGCCGCTATTATTTCTTTC GTATTAGCTTTATTTGAAGAACACGAAGATGCTTTCTCAGCCTTCGTGGAGCCATTCGTTATTTTACTTATTCTTATTGCGAACGCTGTAGTAGGAGTATGGCAGGAAAGAAATGCCGAATCCGCCATCGAAGCTTTAAAAGAATACGAGCCCGAGATGGGTAAAGTAGTCAGAGGCGACAAATCAGGCGTACAGAAGATACGAGCGAAGGAGATCGTCCCCGGCGACATCGTAGAGGTCTCCGTCGGCGACAAGATCCCCGCCGACATCCGCCTGGTCAAGATCTACTCCACCACCATCCGTATCGACCAGTCTATCCTGACCGGTGAATCCGTCTCGGTTATCAAGCACACTGACGCCATTCCCGACCCTCGCGCCGTCAACCAGGACAAGAAGAACATCCTATTCTCCGGCACCAACGTCGCCGCCGGCAAGGCCCGCGGTATCGTCATCGGCACCGGTCTCAACACTGCTATCGGTAAAATCAGAGTTGAAATGTCCGAGACCGAGGAGATCAAGACCCCCCTGCAACAGAAACTCGACGAGTTCGGTGAACAACTGTCCAAGGTCATCTCCGTCATCTGCGTCGCCGTCTGGGCCATCAACATCGGACACTTCAACGACCCCGCCCACGGAGGCAGCTGGATCAAGGGCGCCGTCTACTACTTCAAGATCGCCGTCGCTCTTGCCGTCGCCGCCATCCCCGAGGGTCTGCCCGCCGTCATCACCACCTGTCTCGCTCTGGGCACCAGGCGTATGGCCAAGAAAAACGCCATCGTCAGGTCTCTACCCTCCGTCGAGACCCTGGGTTGCACCTCCGTTATCTGCTCTGACAAGACCGGTACTCTGACCACCAACCAGATGTCCGTCTCCCGCATGTTCATCTTCGAGAAGATCGAGGGTGGCGACAGCAGCTTCCTGGAATTCGAAATCACCGGCTCCACCTACGAACCCATTGGCGACGTTTACCTGAAGGGCCAGAAGGTCAAGGCTTCCGAGTTTGACACTCTTCACGAGATGGGCACCATCTGCGTCATGTGCAACGACTCCGCCATCGACTTCAACGAGTTCAAGCAGGCCTTCGAGAAGGTCGGTGAGGCCACCGAGACCGCCCTGATCGTGCTCGCCGAGAAAATGAACCCCTTCAACGTGCCCAAGACCGGCCTCGACCGCCGCTCGTCTGCCATCGTCGTCCGCCAGGAGATCGAGACCAAATGGAAGAAGGAGTTCACTCTTGAGTTCTCCCGTGACAGAAAGTCTATGTCCTCCTACTGCACCCCCCTGAAGCCCTCTCGTCTCGGAACCGGCCCCAAGCTCTTCGTTAAGGGCGCGCCTGAGGGCGTGCTGGAGCGCTGCACGCACGCTCGCGTCGGAACCGCTAAGGTGCCTCTCAACTCCACCCTGAAGAACCGCATCCTGGACCTCACCCGCCAGTACGGTACCGGCCGCGACACCCTCCGCTGCCTGGCCCTCGCCACCTCGGACAACCCGATGAAGCCCGACGAGATGGACCTCGGCGACTCCACCAAGTTCTACACCTATGAAGTCAACCTCACCTTCGTCGGCGTCGTGGGCATGTTGGACCCTCCCCGTAAGGAGGTGTTCGACTCCATCGTCCGCTGCCGCGCCGCCGGTATCCGCGTAATCGTCATCACCGGCGACAACAAGGCTACCGCTGAGGCCATCTGCAG ACGTATCGGCGTGTTCACCGAGGACGAGGACACGACCGGCAAGTCGTACTCGGGCCGCGAGTTCGACGACCTGCCCGTGTCCGAGCAGCGCGCCGCCTGCGCCCGTGCCCGCCTCTTCTCCCGCGTCGAGCCCGCACACAAGTCCAAGATTGTTGAGTTCCTCCAGAGCATGAACGAGATCTCCGCTATG ACTGGTGATGGTGTGAACGACGCCCCCGCCCTGAAGAAGGCCGAGATCGGTATCGCCATGGGCTCCGGCACCGCCGTCGCCAAGTCTGCCGCCGAGATGGTGCTCGCTGACGACAACTTCTCATCCATCGTCGCCGCTGTTGAGGAAG GCCGTGCCATCTACAACAACATGAAACAGTTCATCCGCTACCTGATCTCATCCAACATTGGTGAAGTGGTGTCCATCTTCCTGACCGCCGCGCTGGGTCTGCCCGAGGCTCTGATCCCCGTGCAGCTGCTGTGGGTCAACCTGGTCACTGACGGTCTGCCCGCCACGGCCCTCGGCTTCAACCCCCCTGACCTCGACATCATGGACAAGCCCCCCCGCAAGGCTGATGAGGGTCTCATCTCAGGCTGGCTGTTCTTCAG GTACATGGCTATCGGTGGCTACGTCGGTGCCGCGACCGTGGGCGCCGCGTCGTGGTGGTTCATGTACTCGCCGTACGGCCCGCAGATGACCTACTGGCAGCTCACCCACCACCTGCAGTGCCTCGGCGGCGGTGACGACTGGAAG GGCATCGACTGCAAGATCTTCACTGACCCTCACCCTATGACCATGGCGCTGTCCGTGCTGGTGACCATCGAGATGCTGAACGCCATGAACTCGCTGTCGGAGAACCAGTCGCTGGTCACCATGCCGCCCTGGTCCAACCTGTGGCTGGTCGGCTCCATGGCTCTCTCCTTCACGCTCCACTTCGTCATTCTCTACGTCGAGGTCCTCTCG GCCGTGTTCCAGGTTACGCCGCTGTCCATCGACGAGTGGCTGACGGTGATGAAGTTCTCGATACCCGTGGTGCTGCTGGACGAGGTGCTCAAGTTCGTCGCGCGCAAGATCTCCGACG CCCAGCCACACGTGAAGGTGCAGTAA
- the LOC134793263 gene encoding uncharacterized protein LOC134793263: MEPSREACELPTEMAKLDIMEVDEASSRETQVSAARVLRKRKSLTPELSKPSNRRVSMRPRKHHIMTENANPKQIEALYLNKKVKTLSQTLETIYEDPKPNNETETFIGGRKVKRLLTFQLGNQYTKDKIKKRRAKIKKFLGNRAFLNRKKIPMKVFLETINSLELDEVQTESMITHKTTDKV, encoded by the exons ATGGAACCATCAAG AGAAGCGTGTGAGTTGCCGACAGAAATGGCAAAGTTAGATATTATGGAGGTAGACGAGGCTAGCTCGCGGGAAACTCAAGTATCTGCGGCACGTGTGCTGCGTAAGAGAAAATCGCTTACTCCAGAACTAAGCAAGCCGTCTAACAGACGCGTGAGTATGAGGCCACGCAAACACCACATAATGACAGAGAATGCAAACCCCAAACAAATTGAGGCCCTTTATCTTAACAAAAAAGTGAAAACATTATCACAAACATTAGAAACAATATACGAGGATCCAAAACCAAATAATGAGACTGAAACTTTTATTGGAGGAAGAAAGGTGAAAAGACTGCTAACATTCCAGCTTGGGAACCAGTATACCAAGGATAAAATAAAGAAGCGCAGAGCTAAAATCAAAAAGTTCTTGGGAAACAGAGCATTTTTAAACAGGAAGAAGATACCAATGAAAGTATTTTTAGAGACTATTAATAGCTTGGAGTTAGATGAAGTACAAACAGAATCAATGATTACTCATAAAACTACAGATAAGGTGTAA
- the LOC134792929 gene encoding calcium-transporting ATPase sarcoplasmic/endoplasmic reticulum type isoform X1, whose translation MEDAHSKSVEEVLSYFGTDQDKGLTPDQIKRNQEKYGPNELPTEEGKSIWQLVLEQFDDLLVKILLLAAIISFVLALFEEHEDAFSAFVEPFVILLILIANAVVGVWQERNAESAIEALKEYEPEMGKVVRGDKSGVQKIRAKEIVPGDIVEVSVGDKIPADIRLVKIYSTTIRIDQSILTGESVSVIKHTDAIPDPRAVNQDKKNILFSGTNVAAGKARGIVIGTGLNTAIGKIRVEMSETEEIKTPLQQKLDEFGEQLSKVISVICVAVWAINIGHFNDPAHGGSWIKGAVYYFKIAVALAVAAIPEGLPAVITTCLALGTRRMAKKNAIVRSLPSVETLGCTSVICSDKTGTLTTNQMSVSRMFIFEKIEGGDSSFLEFEITGSTYEPIGDVYLKGQKVKASEFDTLHEMGTICVMCNDSAIDFNEFKQAFEKVGEATETALIVLAEKMNPFNVPKTGLDRRSSAIVVRQEIETKWKKEFTLEFSRDRKSMSSYCTPLKPSRLGTGPKLFVKGAPEGVLERCTHARVGTAKVPLNSTLKNRILDLTRQYGTGRDTLRCLALATSDNPMKPDEMDLGDSTKFYTYEVNLTFVGVVGMLDPPRKEVFDSIVRCRAAGIRVIVITGDNKATAEAICRRIGVFTEDEDTTGKSYSGREFDDLPVSEQRAACARARLFSRVEPAHKSKIVEFLQSMNEISAMTGDGVNDAPALKKAEIGIAMGSGTAVAKSAAEMVLADDNFSSIVAAVEEGRAIYNNMKQFIRYLISSNIGEVVSIFLTAALGLPEALIPVQLLWVNLVTDGLPATALGFNPPDLDIMDKPPRKADEGLISGWLFFRYMAIGGYVGAATVGAASWWFMYSPYGPQMTYWQLTHHLQCLGGGDDWKGIDCKIFTDPHPMTMALSVLVTIEMLNAMNSLSENQSLVTMPPWSNLWLVGSMALSFTLHFVILYVEVLSAVFQVTPLSIDEWLTVMKFSIPVVLLDEVLKFVARKISDGEHNWLDGMQWIVLMWAVFFGLIIYGPL comes from the exons AACTGCCCACAGAGGAAG GCAAAAGTATATGGCAGTTAGTCCTGGAACAGTTCGATGATCTTTTAGTCAAGATTTTGTTGTTAGCCGCTATTATTTCTTTC GTATTAGCTTTATTTGAAGAACACGAAGATGCTTTCTCAGCCTTCGTGGAGCCATTCGTTATTTTACTTATTCTTATTGCGAACGCTGTAGTAGGAGTATGGCAGGAAAGAAATGCCGAATCCGCCATCGAAGCTTTAAAAGAATACGAGCCCGAGATGGGTAAAGTAGTCAGAGGCGACAAATCAGGCGTACAGAAGATACGAGCGAAGGAGATCGTCCCCGGCGACATCGTAGAGGTCTCCGTCGGCGACAAGATCCCCGCCGACATCCGCCTGGTCAAGATCTACTCCACCACCATCCGTATCGACCAGTCTATCCTGACCGGTGAATCCGTCTCGGTTATCAAGCACACTGACGCCATTCCCGACCCTCGCGCCGTCAACCAGGACAAGAAGAACATCCTATTCTCCGGCACCAACGTCGCCGCCGGCAAGGCCCGCGGTATCGTCATCGGCACCGGTCTCAACACTGCTATCGGTAAAATCAGAGTTGAAATGTCCGAGACCGAGGAGATCAAGACCCCCCTGCAACAGAAACTCGACGAGTTCGGTGAACAACTGTCCAAGGTCATCTCCGTCATCTGCGTCGCCGTCTGGGCCATCAACATCGGACACTTCAACGACCCCGCCCACGGAGGCAGCTGGATCAAGGGCGCCGTCTACTACTTCAAGATCGCCGTCGCTCTTGCCGTCGCCGCCATCCCCGAGGGTCTGCCCGCCGTCATCACCACCTGTCTCGCTCTGGGCACCAGGCGTATGGCCAAGAAAAACGCCATCGTCAGGTCTCTACCCTCCGTCGAGACCCTGGGTTGCACCTCCGTTATCTGCTCTGACAAGACCGGTACTCTGACCACCAACCAGATGTCCGTCTCCCGCATGTTCATCTTCGAGAAGATCGAGGGTGGCGACAGCAGCTTCCTGGAATTCGAAATCACCGGCTCCACCTACGAACCCATTGGCGACGTTTACCTGAAGGGCCAGAAGGTCAAGGCTTCCGAGTTTGACACTCTTCACGAGATGGGCACCATCTGCGTCATGTGCAACGACTCCGCCATCGACTTCAACGAGTTCAAGCAGGCCTTCGAGAAGGTCGGTGAGGCCACCGAGACCGCCCTGATCGTGCTCGCCGAGAAAATGAACCCCTTCAACGTGCCCAAGACCGGCCTCGACCGCCGCTCGTCTGCCATCGTCGTCCGCCAGGAGATCGAGACCAAATGGAAGAAGGAGTTCACTCTTGAGTTCTCCCGTGACAGAAAGTCTATGTCCTCCTACTGCACCCCCCTGAAGCCCTCTCGTCTCGGAACCGGCCCCAAGCTCTTCGTTAAGGGCGCGCCTGAGGGCGTGCTGGAGCGCTGCACGCACGCTCGCGTCGGAACCGCTAAGGTGCCTCTCAACTCCACCCTGAAGAACCGCATCCTGGACCTCACCCGCCAGTACGGTACCGGCCGCGACACCCTCCGCTGCCTGGCCCTCGCCACCTCGGACAACCCGATGAAGCCCGACGAGATGGACCTCGGCGACTCCACCAAGTTCTACACCTATGAAGTCAACCTCACCTTCGTCGGCGTCGTGGGCATGTTGGACCCTCCCCGTAAGGAGGTGTTCGACTCCATCGTCCGCTGCCGCGCCGCCGGTATCCGCGTAATCGTCATCACCGGCGACAACAAGGCTACCGCTGAGGCCATCTGCAG ACGTATCGGCGTGTTCACCGAGGACGAGGACACGACCGGCAAGTCGTACTCGGGCCGCGAGTTCGACGACCTGCCCGTGTCCGAGCAGCGCGCCGCCTGCGCCCGTGCCCGCCTCTTCTCCCGCGTCGAGCCCGCACACAAGTCCAAGATTGTTGAGTTCCTCCAGAGCATGAACGAGATCTCCGCTATG ACTGGTGATGGTGTGAACGACGCCCCCGCCCTGAAGAAGGCCGAGATCGGTATCGCCATGGGCTCCGGCACCGCCGTCGCCAAGTCTGCCGCCGAGATGGTGCTCGCTGACGACAACTTCTCATCCATCGTCGCCGCTGTTGAGGAAG GCCGTGCCATCTACAACAACATGAAACAGTTCATCCGCTACCTGATCTCATCCAACATTGGTGAAGTGGTGTCCATCTTCCTGACCGCCGCGCTGGGTCTGCCCGAGGCTCTGATCCCCGTGCAGCTGCTGTGGGTCAACCTGGTCACTGACGGTCTGCCCGCCACGGCCCTCGGCTTCAACCCCCCTGACCTCGACATCATGGACAAGCCCCCCCGCAAGGCTGATGAGGGTCTCATCTCAGGCTGGCTGTTCTTCAG GTACATGGCTATCGGTGGCTACGTCGGTGCCGCGACCGTGGGCGCCGCGTCGTGGTGGTTCATGTACTCGCCGTACGGCCCGCAGATGACCTACTGGCAGCTCACCCACCACCTGCAGTGCCTCGGCGGCGGTGACGACTGGAAG GGCATCGACTGCAAGATCTTCACTGACCCTCACCCTATGACCATGGCGCTGTCCGTGCTGGTGACCATCGAGATGCTGAACGCCATGAACTCGCTGTCGGAGAACCAGTCGCTGGTCACCATGCCGCCCTGGTCCAACCTGTGGCTGGTCGGCTCCATGGCTCTCTCCTTCACGCTCCACTTCGTCATTCTCTACGTCGAGGTCCTCTCG GCCGTGTTCCAGGTTACGCCGCTGTCCATCGACGAGTGGCTGACGGTGATGAAGTTCTCGATACCCGTGGTGCTGCTGGACGAGGTGCTCAAGTTCGTCGCGCGCAAGATCTCCGACGGTGAGCACAACTGGCTCGACGGCATGCAGTGGATTGTGCTCATGTGGGCCGTGTTCTTCGGCCTGATAATCTACGGCCCTCTATAG
- the LOC134792929 gene encoding calcium-transporting ATPase sarcoplasmic/endoplasmic reticulum type isoform X2, producing MEDAHSKSVEEVLSYFGTDQDKGLTPDQIKRNQEKYGPNELPTEEGKSIWQLVLEQFDDLLVKILLLAAIISFVLALFEEHEDAFSAFVEPFVILLILIANAVVGVWQERNAESAIEALKEYEPEMGKVVRGDKSGVQKIRAKEIVPGDIVEVSVGDKIPADIRLVKIYSTTIRIDQSILTGESVSVIKHTDAIPDPRAVNQDKKNILFSGTNVAAGKARGIVIGTGLNTAIGKIRVEMSETEEIKTPLQQKLDEFGEQLSKVISVICVAVWAINIGHFNDPAHGGSWIKGAVYYFKIAVALAVAAIPEGLPAVITTCLALGTRRMAKKNAIVRSLPSVETLGCTSVICSDKTGTLTTNQMSVSRMFIFEKIEGGDSSFLEFEITGSTYEPIGDVYLKGQKVKASEFDTLHEMGTICVMCNDSAIDFNEFKQAFEKVGEATETALIVLAEKMNPFNVPKTGLDRRSSAIVVRQEIETKWKKEFTLEFSRDRKSMSSYCTPLKPSRLGTGPKLFVKGAPEGVLERCTHARVGTAKVPLNSTLKNRILDLTRQYGTGRDTLRCLALATSDNPMKPDEMDLGDSTKFYTYEVNLTFVGVVGMLDPPRKEVFDSIVRCRAAGIRVIVITGDNKATAEAICRRIGVFTEDEDTTGKSYSGREFDDLPVSEQRAACARARLFSRVEPAHKSKIVEFLQSMNEISAMTGDGVNDAPALKKAEIGIAMGSGTAVAKSAAEMVLADDNFSSIVAAVEEGRAIYNNMKQFIRYLISSNIGEVVSIFLTAALGLPEALIPVQLLWVNLVTDGLPATALGFNPPDLDIMDKPPRKADEGLISGWLFFRYMAIGGYVGAATVGAASWWFMYSPYGPQMTYWQLTHHLQCLGGGDDWKGIDCKIFTDPHPMTMALSVLVTIEMLNAMNSLSENQSLVTMPPWSNLWLVGSMALSFTLHFVILYVEVLSAVFQVTPLSIDEWLTVMKFSIPVVLLDEVLKFVARKISDANEQVIDKW from the exons AACTGCCCACAGAGGAAG GCAAAAGTATATGGCAGTTAGTCCTGGAACAGTTCGATGATCTTTTAGTCAAGATTTTGTTGTTAGCCGCTATTATTTCTTTC GTATTAGCTTTATTTGAAGAACACGAAGATGCTTTCTCAGCCTTCGTGGAGCCATTCGTTATTTTACTTATTCTTATTGCGAACGCTGTAGTAGGAGTATGGCAGGAAAGAAATGCCGAATCCGCCATCGAAGCTTTAAAAGAATACGAGCCCGAGATGGGTAAAGTAGTCAGAGGCGACAAATCAGGCGTACAGAAGATACGAGCGAAGGAGATCGTCCCCGGCGACATCGTAGAGGTCTCCGTCGGCGACAAGATCCCCGCCGACATCCGCCTGGTCAAGATCTACTCCACCACCATCCGTATCGACCAGTCTATCCTGACCGGTGAATCCGTCTCGGTTATCAAGCACACTGACGCCATTCCCGACCCTCGCGCCGTCAACCAGGACAAGAAGAACATCCTATTCTCCGGCACCAACGTCGCCGCCGGCAAGGCCCGCGGTATCGTCATCGGCACCGGTCTCAACACTGCTATCGGTAAAATCAGAGTTGAAATGTCCGAGACCGAGGAGATCAAGACCCCCCTGCAACAGAAACTCGACGAGTTCGGTGAACAACTGTCCAAGGTCATCTCCGTCATCTGCGTCGCCGTCTGGGCCATCAACATCGGACACTTCAACGACCCCGCCCACGGAGGCAGCTGGATCAAGGGCGCCGTCTACTACTTCAAGATCGCCGTCGCTCTTGCCGTCGCCGCCATCCCCGAGGGTCTGCCCGCCGTCATCACCACCTGTCTCGCTCTGGGCACCAGGCGTATGGCCAAGAAAAACGCCATCGTCAGGTCTCTACCCTCCGTCGAGACCCTGGGTTGCACCTCCGTTATCTGCTCTGACAAGACCGGTACTCTGACCACCAACCAGATGTCCGTCTCCCGCATGTTCATCTTCGAGAAGATCGAGGGTGGCGACAGCAGCTTCCTGGAATTCGAAATCACCGGCTCCACCTACGAACCCATTGGCGACGTTTACCTGAAGGGCCAGAAGGTCAAGGCTTCCGAGTTTGACACTCTTCACGAGATGGGCACCATCTGCGTCATGTGCAACGACTCCGCCATCGACTTCAACGAGTTCAAGCAGGCCTTCGAGAAGGTCGGTGAGGCCACCGAGACCGCCCTGATCGTGCTCGCCGAGAAAATGAACCCCTTCAACGTGCCCAAGACCGGCCTCGACCGCCGCTCGTCTGCCATCGTCGTCCGCCAGGAGATCGAGACCAAATGGAAGAAGGAGTTCACTCTTGAGTTCTCCCGTGACAGAAAGTCTATGTCCTCCTACTGCACCCCCCTGAAGCCCTCTCGTCTCGGAACCGGCCCCAAGCTCTTCGTTAAGGGCGCGCCTGAGGGCGTGCTGGAGCGCTGCACGCACGCTCGCGTCGGAACCGCTAAGGTGCCTCTCAACTCCACCCTGAAGAACCGCATCCTGGACCTCACCCGCCAGTACGGTACCGGCCGCGACACCCTCCGCTGCCTGGCCCTCGCCACCTCGGACAACCCGATGAAGCCCGACGAGATGGACCTCGGCGACTCCACCAAGTTCTACACCTATGAAGTCAACCTCACCTTCGTCGGCGTCGTGGGCATGTTGGACCCTCCCCGTAAGGAGGTGTTCGACTCCATCGTCCGCTGCCGCGCCGCCGGTATCCGCGTAATCGTCATCACCGGCGACAACAAGGCTACCGCTGAGGCCATCTGCAG ACGTATCGGCGTGTTCACCGAGGACGAGGACACGACCGGCAAGTCGTACTCGGGCCGCGAGTTCGACGACCTGCCCGTGTCCGAGCAGCGCGCCGCCTGCGCCCGTGCCCGCCTCTTCTCCCGCGTCGAGCCCGCACACAAGTCCAAGATTGTTGAGTTCCTCCAGAGCATGAACGAGATCTCCGCTATG ACTGGTGATGGTGTGAACGACGCCCCCGCCCTGAAGAAGGCCGAGATCGGTATCGCCATGGGCTCCGGCACCGCCGTCGCCAAGTCTGCCGCCGAGATGGTGCTCGCTGACGACAACTTCTCATCCATCGTCGCCGCTGTTGAGGAAG GCCGTGCCATCTACAACAACATGAAACAGTTCATCCGCTACCTGATCTCATCCAACATTGGTGAAGTGGTGTCCATCTTCCTGACCGCCGCGCTGGGTCTGCCCGAGGCTCTGATCCCCGTGCAGCTGCTGTGGGTCAACCTGGTCACTGACGGTCTGCCCGCCACGGCCCTCGGCTTCAACCCCCCTGACCTCGACATCATGGACAAGCCCCCCCGCAAGGCTGATGAGGGTCTCATCTCAGGCTGGCTGTTCTTCAG GTACATGGCTATCGGTGGCTACGTCGGTGCCGCGACCGTGGGCGCCGCGTCGTGGTGGTTCATGTACTCGCCGTACGGCCCGCAGATGACCTACTGGCAGCTCACCCACCACCTGCAGTGCCTCGGCGGCGGTGACGACTGGAAG GGCATCGACTGCAAGATCTTCACTGACCCTCACCCTATGACCATGGCGCTGTCCGTGCTGGTGACCATCGAGATGCTGAACGCCATGAACTCGCTGTCGGAGAACCAGTCGCTGGTCACCATGCCGCCCTGGTCCAACCTGTGGCTGGTCGGCTCCATGGCTCTCTCCTTCACGCTCCACTTCGTCATTCTCTACGTCGAGGTCCTCTCG GCCGTGTTCCAGGTTACGCCGCTGTCCATCGACGAGTGGCTGACGGTGATGAAGTTCTCGATACCCGTGGTGCTGCTGGACGAGGTGCTCAAGTTCGTCGCGCGCAAGATCTCCGACG CGAACGAGCAAGTCATTGACAAGTGGTAA